In one Rutidosis leptorrhynchoides isolate AG116_Rl617_1_P2 chromosome 8, CSIRO_AGI_Rlap_v1, whole genome shotgun sequence genomic region, the following are encoded:
- the LOC139862885 gene encoding probable serine/threonine-protein kinase PBL19 — protein MKCFHYFKDKSKSRGQRSAPILKDESNLSTSEDVSFKDRVTKSSGSANSTRSIIELYEEKAEKLRVFTYAELRQATNDFTRLRKIGEGGFGCVYKGSIKPVDGKGNPIVVAIKKLSSDGFQGHKQWVAEVQFLGIVDHPNLVKLIGYCAVDGERGIQRLLVYEFMPNKSLEDHLFKSRSSIEALPWQKRLQIMLGAAQGLAYLHEELEAQVIFRDFKTSNILLDEDFNPKLSDFGLAREGPTEGNTHVSTAVMGTHGYAAPDYIETGHLTAKSDVWSFGIVLYEILTGRRSVERNRPKEDQKLLDWVRRYPIDSKKFGIIIDPRLEAKYSLTAARKIAKLADTCLLKSAKDRPKMSQVVKSLKQILEVSTEGSPSSKNFESIVDDDDEPRELNEKSKSKGVSDSSKRRLAQLAKLSEHVGGVSKKGFMVMHKAKVS, from the exons ATGAAGTGTTTTCATTACTTTAAAGATAAATCCAAAAGCAGAGGTCAAAGATCAGCACCAATACTAAAAGATGAATCCAATTTGAGCACATCAGAGGATGTTTCATTTAAAGATCGAGTTACCAAGTCCTCGGGATCAGCAAATTCGACACGTAGCATTATAGAATTATACGAGGAAAAGGCGGAAAAATTGCGGGTGTTTACCTACGCAGAACTCAGACAAGCGACTAATGATTTCACAAGGCTAAGAAAGATTGGGGAAGGTGGATTTGGATGTGTTTATAAAGGCTCAATCAAGCCTGTTGATGGCAAAGGCAATCCCATTGTAGTTGCTATTAAAAAACTGAGCAGCGACGGTTTTCAG GGACACAAACAATGGGTAGCTGAAGTACAATTTCTAGGGATAGTTGACCACCCAAATTTAGTCAAACTAATCGGATACTGTGCGGTGGACGGAGAACGAGGTATCCAACGGCTTTTAGTTTACGAGTTCATGCCAAATAAAAGCTTAGAAGATCATCTCTTTAAGAGTAGGAGTTCGATTGAAGCTCTTCCATGGCAAAAAAGACTACAGATTATGCTTGGAGCCGCACAAGGACTTGCATACCTGCACGAGGAACTAGAAGCTCAG GTCATATTTAGAGATTTTAAGACGTCAAATATTTTGTTGGATGAAGATTTTAACCCAAAGCTCTCAGATTTTGGGCTTGCTAGAGAGGGGCCCACAGAGGGTAACACACATGTCTCAACAGCG GTTATGGGCACACACGGTTATGCAGCTCCAGACTACATTGAGACGGGTCATCTTACAGCAAAAAGTGATGTGTGGAGCTTTGGTATAGTTTTGTATGAGATTTTAACGGGTCGAAGGTCAGTAGAAAGAAACAGACCAAAAGAAGATCAAAAGTTACTAGATTGGGTAAGACGGTATCCAATCGATAGTAAAAAGTTTGGAATAATTATAGACCCACGGCTCGAAGCAAAATATTCACTCACTGCTGCAAGGAAAATTGCAAAGTTAGCAGATACTTGTTTGTTAAAGAGTGCAAAAGACCGACCCAAAATGAGTCAAGTGGTGAAATccttgaaacaaattttggaagtgTCAACAGAAGGAAGCCCATCAAGTAAGAACTTTGAGAgtattgttgatgatgatgatgaaccaagggagttgaatgaaaagtcaaagtcaaAGGGTGTATCAGATTCGTCGAAGAGAAGGTTGGCTCAGTTGGCTAAGTTAAGTGAACATGTTGGTGGAGTTAGTAAGAAAGGGTTCATGGTAATGCATAAAGCCAAAGTGTCATGA